The genomic DNA ATCAGGTCGGTGCGGTCCTCGCGGCCAAAGCGCAGTCCGAAGGCGCAGATCCGTCCTCGTCCCTTGCCTCTACCCCCGCAGACTTCGTCACTTTCCTTTGTAACACCGTTCTGGCTAACCCGTCGTCGGATGCGGCCCAATCGTTCTCACCGGTGCAGGTGGCGCAACTGGAGAGCTTGCGTCAAATAATCAACACAGCGCGAGATGGACGCGCCTTGACCCCGGCGCAATTGGCTCCGATCGTCGGATTGAATCCGCGAGATGTTGCGACAATCTACGCCTACTCGCGTTTTGACGAGGATGCGTCGACGTGGGAGGTGAGTCCGCAGACCCTCGTCCATTTCCTCATTGACCACCCGGAATACGCTCCGACAGCACGACTAGAGGATCTTGACGTCGCGGCAGCAATCATTGACACCGCCGTGTCTGGTGCCAGCCTGACACCGGCGGAGATGGCCGCGCTTTTGGGGATCGATGCAGGACAGACGCGGGCGGCCTATCTGGTTTACGTTGCCGAACATGGAGACACGAGCGGATGGACCATGTCGGTAGAGGGCTTCCTGGATTACATGGTCACCACTGTCCTGGCATCTCCTGCGGCGGCCGGTCAGTTCACCGACGAACAAGAACGTCATATTCGGGGCGCTCATGCTCTGGTCAACGCGGTTATCGCAGACACCCCTTATTCGGCGGATGACATGGCATCACTGCTTGCCTTTGCCAATCCGAGGACCACGGCACATGATATTGCCGCAGCGTATCTCGTCGCGGGGATGCTTGAGGATTTCGATGAGTCCTGGACGATGTCACTCAACGAATTCTTTGATGTCCTTGCCACGGACGTTCTCGACGACTCGCGTTTGTCAGGAATGATTGATACTTCAACGCGCAAGGATATTGCTCGGCAGCATCAGACGCTTGTTGACAATCTGGCAAACCTTGTGGGTCAGCACTGGTCACGCCTTGTCATCACAACGATTCTTCCTCTGGAGTCCCCTGAGACAACGGAATTTATTCGGTCGATTCTCCACACTTGTGACGAAGAATTCTCCGGGGAATGCCACCTCGTTGGACAATCCGCGATGATTGACGAGCTCGCCGCATCTTTCCCGAATGAAAATCTCCTCATTACGGGGCTCACTGCGGCATCGATTTTCGTTGTTGTTGCCGTGGCGTTCTTCTCGTTGTCGGTTCCGCTTCTTTTGGTGCTTCTTGTCCAGTGCGGCGTATTTATGACAACAACCGTTATTGGATTGCAGGGGTATAACAACTACTACCTCGCCCAGTTGATGGTTCAATGTCTCCTCATGGGCGCGACGATTGACTATGGAATTGTCCTGACCACGTACTACCGACAAAACCGCACGTCGATGGGGATTTCTCGCTCCCTTGCTGAAGCGTATGACGGGTCGATTCACACGATCGCAACGTCCGGCGCAATCATGGTGGTGATCACGGGGATCCTCGGTTTCCTTTTCGACAATCCAACCGTCGGGCAGATATGTCGAACAATTTCCATCGGAGCGTTTACCGCGATCTCACTCATTGTTTTCGTTTTACCGGCGTTGCTGGCCTGTCTTGATCGTTTCGTTGGGGGACGAGGACGTCGCCGCTCCCTACACTAACCGTCCTTGGAGCGAGTGCGCCTTTTCTGGGTGAACCCTCCGGGGACGAGGACGAAGCGGGAATTCTTCAGCTTTCGTCTGTGACCCGGGTCCGCACGATCCATAGTCCGAACTCGTTCAACGCCTCCTGGAGTCGTGTCTTCGTGATCGACCCGTTCCTGGTGAGTACCGAATAGGATTCCTTCGCCTCGTGTGTCATCAAAGATGTCGGTCTGAAACCGTTTTTCTCATAGAAAGCCAGGCGACGTCGACGCTGCTCGTAATTGGACGAACTTTCGTCAACGGGTTCGATTTCAAGGATCTGTGTGCGTTCAGGGTAGACGCGTTGGAAAGCGTTGAGGATCTGGGAACCGAAACCCTGTCCCCGTAATTCCTCATCAACGGCGAGATACCCGAGGTAAACCAGGTCGGGTGCTGCGAATGAATAGCTCAACCCCCTCACCTGCGTCGGGTCTTCCTCTTCGCACCACGCGAAGAAATTGCATGATCGACGAAGCGCATTGACGTGGAGAAGGGGCAGGGGTGCTTGTTCAGAAACAGGGAAGGCCTTGGTGTAGAGGGCATGAACCTGACGGGTCTGTGAACTCCGATCCCATCGGACGGGGCGCGGACGCAGGATGGTTCTCTTCGCTTTCGACATAGGTTGAGCATATGGGGTCTGTGCTCAGGTCGCGACCCTTGGTGTGTGAGATTGGCAGGGGAAGGCCAACGACAGGTACACGGGGGAGTGTATTTATCAAGGATATATTAGCCAAAATCTGATACTTTCATGCCTACACTTTCTTCATTAGATGAATATCAGATGCGGTTAGAGAATTTTTAGCGTTTTGAATTAGACTTAATAATCCGATATTTGTTCCTCGTGTGGTGTGAAAAAAGACTATTCGTAACTAAGGGGTGAGGTCGTACTGGCCGGGGATGTGGCGTGGTGGGTGGTTGAGCGGGTGAACTCATTGAAGGAAGAGATTCTCACGCTCCTCATCTGGAAGACTTCGACGTGTTTGACACTGCTGACATAGGCCCTGATTTAACAAGTTTCTGCTACTTCGACAACCACGGTTCGGAGGTTATCGGACAACGTTTTGAGTCCAAACTGTTCGGTCTTTGCCAGCAGACGGCCTCAAGCCAGGTGCGCCTGGCTTGAGGCCGTCACGCCGGACGCTTCTACTGGCAAAAGGCTGCCATCGCCGAGGAAGTAACCTGTGACGCCATTGCGATAACGGACGCGTGCTTGACCTCCTTGCATTCTTCGATCTACCCCGCTACCAGTGCCAGCCCCACCGAAGTCTCCTCGAAATCGAAGAATGAAAACCCATCTGTACCCTCGCAGGCGAGGAGCCTGTCTTCTGTAACCCGCATGTTTTGGGTTGTCTCCTGTTTAGGAATAGGTGGCCTGGAGGTATTCAATCGAGTTTTTTCTCATCTGTTGTGCCACAGTAGCTGCCCAGATAAGAGAGGCTAGGCTTCGGAAGACGTTTTTGTGTGGATCTGTCTACAGCGATCAAACCGAACTGCATGGAGAAACCTTTCTGCCATTCAAAATTATCGAGCAGACTCCAGCAGAAATAGCCTTTAATAGGAAGACCATCGGCTATGCACTTTCGAACGCCTGCCAGGGCGGTCTCAATAAATGCGACCCTGCGAGTATCATCAGAGGTGGCAATGCCGTTCTCTGTGACGATGAGATCTCCGTGGAAGTCTTGTGCAACCCTGCGAAGAACATTCTCTAGACCCTGCGGATAGTATTCGTAATCCATCTGTGTCAACTCCGCTCCGTCGGGAGTGGTCATACTACCGTTGTGGTCGTGGCGATTACGGGTGTAGTTCTGAACACCCAGGAAATCGTCATCTGCGATGGATGGAAGATAATGCGTGAATTCTTCATTCCATTCCGTCTGTGCAGATCCTTCGCCTCCGGGAAGTGCCTGGATATCGTGCAGACTCAGGGTAAGACCAACCTTGATATGAGGGCAGACTTCCCGAATGACAGCGCGGGCAGCTCGGTGAGCTTCCATCACCAGTTCATCGCCGCGAGAGGTTCTTGGGCTGGTAAAGCACTGCGGATCGGCAACCCCAAACACTCTCTTATTTTCCTCGGCCATTTCCGCCTGATTAGCAATCATTTTCTCGATGTTCAAGCCCATCTGGACCTGACTGTCAGACGTAGTTCCGGTGGCCTGTGCTTTGGTAAGTTGGGCAATGATCTGGCGGGAAATAGCGGCTACCTGGATGCCCATATTGGCTTCGTTGAGAGTGCAGACGTACCTTAACTCACTGCCCAACTTCTCCATAACGTAGCGGACATAACGAGCAAAATCACTGGGCGTTGTTTCTGCCTCCCAACCACCTTTGGAAATCAGCCACTTTGGGCTGGAAAAATGGTGGAGTGTGATAACTGGCTCCAGGCCGTTGGCCTTGCAGGAGGCAATCACATCCCGGTAATGTTGTACGGCATCCGCGTCAAAAGCTCCCTCCTGTGGCTCAATCCGAGCCCACTCGATGGAGAAACGATAGGCGTTTAGTCCAGCCGTGGCCATCAGCTGAATATCTTCTTCGTAACGGTTGTAGTGATCCACGGCATCCAGGGAGGGTTCAACGTAACTGGTGTGAACCATCTGCTCCTGTGCCCAGAAGTCGCTGTTGATGTTGTTGCCTTCAACCTGATGTGCGGCGGTGGCAGCACCGATGAAAAATCCACTGGCAAATTCATGCATGACAAAACCTTCTCTCAGTGATTGATCGAACCTTGATGTAGAGCTGAACGAAGTCCATTGAGCATTTCCTGATACTGTTCTTCTCCCATCGCAGCGAAGTTGGCAAGAGTCTTCAGCGGCATTGCAAATATAGTTGCTTGCTCAGTAGCATCTTTGGACTCCGTGCTGGTAGCGTTTTCCGTGGCGGCAGAGCCAAATGTCGTTCTTAGGATCTGACTAAGGGCGGCAGCGGTTTTGGGATTATCCATCAGTTCACTTAGTGTGGTAGATCCGTCAATAATCATCGGTGGTATTTTGTTAGTGGTGAACTGTAGTTCACCACTCAGTTGAATATCATCGCTGGCGTGTCCAACCAGTACCTCATATTTACCGGAGGCTGCATACCAATCGTCAATATCCTCATTATACCAACTCAGATCGCGTGCAGTAATCTCTAACGTCACAGTTTTAGTTTCTCCGCTCCGTAACGCTACTTTGGCAAAGCCCTTCAATTCCTTAGTAGGACGGCTTGTGCAACCGGTTTTATCGCTGATATACAACTGCACGACTTCTTTGCCGTCTATTGGTCCGGTATTACTGACGACAACATTGACCTGCACGGTTCCCTCATCGTCCATTTTATCGCTTGACAGCCAGAGATCTCTGTATTCAAACTGCGTATAGGACAATCCGTGCCCAAAAGCCCAGCGGACAGGCATCTTTTTGGTATCGTAGTAACGATAACCAATGAATACCCCTTCGGCATATTTGACCTTTTTCCCATCTCCGGGGAAGTTCAAAAAACTGGGATTGTCTTCCACACGTAGAGGGAATGTCTCAGCTAGCCGGCCGCAGGGATTCGCTTCGCCCCACAGTAGGCGGTCGCAGGCTTCGCCTACGCCCTGACCCCCAAGATACATCTCCAATACGGCAGCCACATCTTCTGCCCAGGGACATTCGACGGGACTTCCGTTGTGGAGCACAACGATGGTGTTTGGTTGCACAGCGGCAATCGCAGCAATCAAGCGGTCCTGGCAGGCAGGCAATTTCATGTTGACCCGGTCATAGCTTTCACCCTCAACGATGTCGGGCAGTCCCGCAAAGACTACGGCGGCCTCCGCCTCCCTTGCAGCATCTACAGCGGCACAAAAAGCGTCGGGATCTATCTCATCCCGGTCTGAAGGGAAACCCTCGGTATAGATAACATTTCGCCTCTTTACCTGTGCGCTTTGAAGAGCAGAGATGACTTTGCTGGCGTTGATATGACTGGAGCCGCCACCTTGATAGCGTGGCGTGAGCGCAAAACCTCCGATGTAAGCAACCTTCGCTCCGGCCTTCAAGGGTAATGCACCGTTGTTTTCCAGTAGCACAGCACATTCAGTTTCCATTTCCACGGCTTTTTCGTGGTCGGCATCCCGGTCAAATGTTGCTTCGGGATGGCGGTGGTCAACATAGGAGAAGACTACCTTGAGAATCCGCTCCACCGTTTGATCCAACAGGGCTTCATCCAACGTTCCGTTTTTAATAGCGGCCACGATCTTTGCATCATTGACGCCGCCGGAAGAGGGCATTTCCAGATCTAGTCCGGCACGAACCCCCTGCACGCGGTTATTGACTGCACCCCAATCAGTTACTACATAGCCCTCGAAGCCCCACTCCTCTCGAAGAACTTTACTGAGCAGCCACTCATTATCGGCTGAGTAGACACCGTTGATCTTGTTATAGCTGCACATGATGGTCTGTGGCTGCGATGCTTTGACAGCCTCCTCAAAGGCTGGGAGGTAGATCTCTCGCAACGTACGCTCATCCACTTCGGAGGAGCAGTTCATACGCCGATACTCCTGATTGTTGGCAGCGAAATGTTTTATGCTTGTGCCAACATCCCAGCTCTGTACACCGTCGATGTAAGCGGCAGCTATTTTTCCAGTCAAAAAAGGGTCTTCGGACAGATATTCAAAATTTCGACCACAAAGCGGGCTGCGTTTGATGTTCACGGCAGGTCCAAGCAGAACGCCTAGGCCCTCCGCTTGGCACTCCTGGCCTAATGTGCTGCCAAGTTTTTTTGCGAGTTCTGGGTCAAAGCTGCTTGCAAGGGCACAGGCAGCAGGGAAACAAACGGCCTCAATGCTTTCGTTCAAGCCGAGATGATCATCCCTACCATCGCCTTGCTTTCGAAGACCGTGTGGACCATCGGCGAACATCACAGCAGGGATTCCCAATCGCTCGATAGGCTGCGTATGCCAGAAATCTGAGCCAGAACAGAGACTAGCTTTTTCTTCTAAAGTCATCTGAGAAATCAGCGCATGAATGTCGCGTGCCATGTGGAGCTTCTCCCTTCTTAGGGTGTATCAGGGTGAGACTGTAATTTCACGGAGTGTTGAGTGAAGCGGATTCAGAACAGCCCGATAGCCGTCCGCGTACATGTGGACACCATCGACGGTGAACTCCGCTCGAAGTTTTCCTTCCGTATCGGTCAGGCCGGCATTCAAATCCAAGAAGGTCGCGTCATAGCGTTGTGCTAGCGTCAGAATGCCCTGATTGGCTTCATGGATCCGCTCGTTGCTGCGGTGACTCCATATCTCCTTGGCATGAGGACTACTTCCTGCATCCAGATTGATGGGGTAGAACGCGAGTAGGTATAACTTGGCTTTTGGCGTATGTGACACAATACTTTTCAGAATGCTCTCATAGGTGTTAAGCATTCTGGATACAGCATAGTTATCGCTATCCATGTCATTGGAGCCGATGTTCAGGAAAACTGCTTTTGGCTCGAGCTCATAGATGCAGACATCTAAGGAATCGAGCAATTCCTGTGAAGTGTATCCACCAATACCTCGATTATAAATCGTATAGGGTAGGTTCTCGCTGAGAATAAACTCGTAGATTGGAAACTGCTCCATCAAGCTGGAACCAGTAAAAACGATCTGTCCCTTCTTTGCGAGGACATTCAGACGACGGAAGTTTTCGCGCTTCCGCTGTTTTTCTTGCTGCACCCACGCCTGAATAACCTGAGTGTATTGGGCAAGCTGTTCTCCCTCTCTCATCGACATCAAGATGACGCGTCCGTCTTTGAAGCACGACGTTCAGCAAGTTCGTCTCGAATCTGAGGCAGCTTGCTTTCGAGGTCAAAGAGACGAAGCCCGAGAATCATGACGATAAACAGTATCAGTGGGATCCAACTGGACAGGGCGACGATCGAAGCGCGAGCAGGAGCGGTGATCTCAGCCGCAGTTCCATCAAAGCCGGCCAATCCCATGATGAGACCCACGCCGCCAGAGGAGAGACCGGAACCAAGCTTATTGGAGAAGCTGCCGACGGCTGAGATCATCCCCTCAGTACGGGAGCCGGTTGTCCACTCTTGGTAGTCCATGATGTCAATGAGGAGGAGAAGCGTGAAGTAAGAAGGAGGTAGTACAGCAACAGTTTGCAACAAGGTGCTCAGCACCACCATCGACATATCTGCGCCCGCAAAATAACGAATGATGCAGCCGATACAACCGATAACAAAGGACCACGTAAAGAGAGTCCGAATGGAGATTTTTTGCAGTAGCTTCGGCATGAGCAGAAGAAGGAAAGGTGTGAGCAGACCAAGTATGCCCACCACGCTCATTTTTTTGATGTCGCCTACGATATATTTAAAATAATAGCTACCTACGGTACTGTTGCTATTGACAATGATGTTAGTGAGAATAGAAACGACGCACAGAATTCTCAGGTACTTGTTTTTCAATACGGGAAGAAAATCTTTAAATTTAGGTGAATATGCGTTCGTGTCTCCTTCGGTGTTGACTTCCTTGACGCCGATCAAACGAGTGAGGCCTAACAAACAAAGAGGAATACCGGTGATGAGTGAGATGGTTGTCCAGCCGCCGCGGGAGGTGCCCAATGTGCCCATAAGGATTGGGAATATAACTGAAACGACGGTGCACATCAAAGTGATAAGGAAGCCATTGATCGCAACGACTTTGCTACGGTCATCTTCGTACTTAAAAGCACGATTCAAATACACCGGTTCTGAGACATACAAGAGTGTGGCAAAGATCGAATTGATAAAGGTGAAGGTGGTAAAGATCCAGATGGATTTACCGATATCGCCCAATTCGGGGCAGGAGTAGAGCAGGATCGTGCAGATCCACACTCCGATGATCGAAAATTCATATGGGCGAGCTTTGCCGAGCCGGGTTTTGGTCCGATCGATCAGAACACCAGCGACCAGATCGGTGAACCCGTCAAATACCTTGCTAGCCAGAAGAAGTGTTCCAACAAGAACCGCATTCATGCCGAGCATATCGGTGCAGTAATAGGTAACATAAGTTAAAACCAGTACGTTGCTAGCAGTCGACATGCCACGGCCGGACCAGGCCAACTGTTTGCCAACTGTGAGACGGTAAGGATCGCGGATTTTATGCTTCTTTGCCATGAGTGTTCCTTCTCAGATTGACGACTATCCGTCGTCGTTGTCGCAGCATGCTAACACTGAAGCCGATGGTGATGATATTAAAATTCTGCGATTTACATCGAAATGCATCCCACTTGACGTAAGTTAACCAATCTGCGCAGAATATTAGTTAATATCGCAGATATTTACTAGCGGTCATTCGGTAGTGAATGTTAGCCTGCAATGCAGAAAGATGATATTCAGATCGAGTGGAGGAGTGGGTTCTATGTTGAGACTTGATGAGAAAGCAAATTTTATTACTCCTCGCTGCAAAACAGTAGACTGTCACATCGGAGAAGATGTGGTGAGGAACATGTCTCGTGGATCGGAACAGTTGTCTGTGAACTAGTACCCGTTAGGGTTAAGCTCTGAGGAGCTTGTTAGTTGGGCGGAGACGTCGAATGCTCTAGAAAGATCGGAAATAGGCTTTTATGCTTTGACATGATTGGTGAATGGTCCCAATAGGACAAAGGAGGTTGATCTTGTGGAAGATCAGAATCTTAGATTTTTGCAGGACGCCTTTTTAAATACGCACAAGATGTGTTCGTGGACACTGACGGTCGACGGACAACTTGTGTACTTCAACTCTTTGGATCAGGAACTATTCTTTAATCTGTTTATGCTTGGTGACTGTAGTTCCGTAATTCGGAAGCATTTCACTCAGTCCGATATGCCTATCATAGCAGCAGATCAAATTGGCTTTGTCTGGGTTGCCGTGTATCAAAAATCGGTAGACGATCAGCAAGATCCGCTAGTTCATGTACTTGGGCCTATAATTATTTCAGAAGTTACTGAGAAGCAACGGAGGCAGAGGATTCAAGAACTTGGCTTTACACCCGATTTTGAAGAGCGTCTTCTGTCGTTGGTTCGCGAGGTCCCTACCGTTTTAGAGAATGTCGCTATTAGCTGTACTCGGATGCTGCACTACTGCACAAACGATGAGGTTATAGAGTCAGATGCCATTGTTTTGTGGAACGAGTCCGCTGTTCGAGAAGAAGATATTGTTTGGGGCGATGCTCGCTGGCACGGAACCTGGCTCGGTGAACAACGCTTCTTCAAAAGCGTTGTTGAGGGGAGTTACGATGGGCTTCGGGAGTTGGCTGTTGGTCATGTGGGCGGCATTGGCGGCGGGGATCCGTTGCGCCAGGCAAAAAATGAAGTAATCATTCTCTCGGTCTTCTGTAGTCGAGGCGCCATTATGGGTGGTGTTTCTTCAGAAGGAGCCCTAAATTTGTCGGACAATTTTATTCAAAATATTGAAGCTGCGGAAACTGTGGCAGAAGTTCGGCAGATTGGTGGCGCCATGCACAGAGCCTTTATTGATCGAGTTCGGCTTGCAAAAGCTAATCAGGGGTACTCTCCATTGGTGCGGATGTGTGTGGATTATGTTGAGACACATATTTTCGAACGCATACGCATTAGAGATCTTGTTCAAGAGGTGGGATATGCAGAGAACTATATCAGCAGGCGTTTCAAGGCTGAAATGGGTCAAAGTTTGGTTGAGTATATCAATCAACAGAAAGTTGAGGTTGCTAAATCTATGTTGAAGGGAAGTGTGGTTTCCGTTGTGGAGCTTAGCGAGCGACTTTCCTTCTCTAATCCCAGTTATTTCAGTGCGGTTTTTAAAAAGCGCACAGGTCTTACACCGTTAGAGTATCGAAAGAAGTAAGAATAGGTGGAACTCTAAATGTTTCAAAAGGCATGTAATTTGAGTGAGACTCAGATCCATGAAGAGGCAGTACAACTTCTCAAAAAAATGACATTGAAGGAGAAGGTATTTGTCCTCAGTGGTAACTGGAAGATGATTCGCGATAGTATTGTGTATAAGCGAACGTATAATCCTGTGGCCATCGAGTCTCATGGTTGTAAGAGACTGGGAATCACGCCGGTGGCCTTTACTGACGGCCCTCGCGGCGTAGTCATGGGTCACAGCACCTGCTTCCCAGTTTCCATTGCGAGAGCGGCCAGCTTTGACCGAGAGCTTGAGCGTGAGATCGGAGAAGCAATAGGTAAGGAGGCCCGTGCTCAAGGTGCCAACTATTTTGCGGGAGTCTGCGTCAATCTTCTGATGCACCCGGCAGGCGGTCGTGCCCAGGAGTCCTACGGTGAAGACCCCTATCTCGTGGGCGAGATGGGAGCTGAGCTGGTCAGAGGCGTGCAGGCGCACAATGTCATGGCCTGTGTTAAGCATTATGCTGTAAACAACATGGAGAATCGCCGTTTTTATGTGGACGTTGACTGTTCTGAGCGAACGTTGCGGGAGGTTTATCTGCCCCACTTCAAAAAGTGTGTGGACGCCGGATGTGCCTCTCTCATGGGGTCCTACAACCGCTTCAGAGGCGATCAGGCTTCTGAATCTCAGCACCTGTTGACGGAGATTCTTCGCGAAGATTGGGGCTTCGAAGGTTTCACCATCACCGACTTTATTTTTGCCCTTCGCGACGGTGTGAAGGCGATCGAGTCTGGCATGGACATGGAGATGCCGCTTCCAGTGCATTTCGGGTTGGAGCTGAAAAAGGCCGTTAAGGACGGAAAGCTTTCAGAGAAGACCATTGATCAAGCGATTCTCCGCGTGCTTAAAACGCAGTTGACTTTTGAAAATACGCCTGACCCTATCTCCTATGACAAGTCCCTCGTAGCCTGTCCGGAGCACGTGGCCCTGGCGCGCAGAGCCGCCGAAGAGTCGATCGTGCTGATTAAGAACCAAGGCGACGTGTTGCCGTTTAGCAAAGATTGCAAGATGGTGCTTGTCATCGGGCATCTTGCTTCCGAGGCTAATACCGGTGATCACGGAAGCTCCAACGTTTACCCTCCCAGCGTGGTAACCGCGCTGGAAGGGATCCGCGAGAAGTTCGGCAGCCTCACGGAGGTAATTCATGTGGGGGAGGCTGAACTGGACCGTATTAAAGAACTGGCCCCCAAAGCGGACGCAGTCATCGTCATTGCAGGTAACGACTATAACGACGAGGGCGAATACGTTATGCCAGATAGCGATATCAACTCCGTTGCACTGATGGGCAGGGGATTTTCGAACAATGGCAATAGGATTTTAGGTGCGTTGATGTCCAAGGTTAAGGCCAGCAATGCCGGTTCCTACACCTCTGACGATGGCAAGCCTGTGGGTGGCGACCGCAGAAGCCTCTCTCTGCGCCAGTCCGAGATCAAAGCAATCCGTGCAGCGGGGGAACTCAACAAAAACACTGCAGTGGTGTTGGTCAGCGGCTCCATGATCCTTACCAAAGAGTGGGAGGACAGTGTATCTGCCATTCTGTATGGCTGGTACTCCGGAATGGAGGGCGGACACGCTCTGGCCTCTGTCCTTTTGGGCGATGTTAATCCCTCCGGCAAGCTGCCTTTTGTGATCCCCTCCGACGAGTCTCAGCTTCCGCAGGTGGACTTCTTCGAAGCCAACGCCATCACCTATGACTTCGATCATGGGTACCGCAAGCTCGATCGGGACGGAAGCGTCCCCGCATATCCATTTGGTTTTGGCCTGAGCTATACCGAATTTACTTATGGTAAAACCGCTGCTG from Schaalia sp. ZJ405 includes the following:
- a CDS encoding MFS transporter, with protein sequence MAKKHKIRDPYRLTVGKQLAWSGRGMSTASNVLVLTYVTYYCTDMLGMNAVLVGTLLLASKVFDGFTDLVAGVLIDRTKTRLGKARPYEFSIIGVWICTILLYSCPELGDIGKSIWIFTTFTFINSIFATLLYVSEPVYLNRAFKYEDDRSKVVAINGFLITLMCTVVSVIFPILMGTLGTSRGGWTTISLITGIPLCLLGLTRLIGVKEVNTEGDTNAYSPKFKDFLPVLKNKYLRILCVVSILTNIIVNSNSTVGSYYFKYIVGDIKKMSVVGILGLLTPFLLLLMPKLLQKISIRTLFTWSFVIGCIGCIIRYFAGADMSMVVLSTLLQTVAVLPPSYFTLLLLIDIMDYQEWTTGSRTEGMISAVGSFSNKLGSGLSSGGVGLIMGLAGFDGTAAEITAPARASIVALSSWIPLILFIVMILGLRLFDLESKLPQIRDELAERRASKTDASS
- a CDS encoding glycoside hydrolase family 1 protein; protein product: MHEFASGFFIGAATAAHQVEGNNINSDFWAQEQMVHTSYVEPSLDAVDHYNRYEEDIQLMATAGLNAYRFSIEWARIEPQEGAFDADAVQHYRDVIASCKANGLEPVITLHHFSSPKWLISKGGWEAETTPSDFARYVRYVMEKLGSELRYVCTLNEANMGIQVAAISRQIIAQLTKAQATGTTSDSQVQMGLNIEKMIANQAEMAEENKRVFGVADPQCFTSPRTSRGDELVMEAHRAARAVIREVCPHIKVGLTLSLHDIQALPGGEGSAQTEWNEEFTHYLPSIADDDFLGVQNYTRNRHDHNGSMTTPDGAELTQMDYEYYPQGLENVLRRVAQDFHGDLIVTENGIATSDDTRRVAFIETALAGVRKCIADGLPIKGYFCWSLLDNFEWQKGFSMQFGLIAVDRSTQKRLPKPSLSYLGSYCGTTDEKKLD
- a CDS encoding beta-glucosidase family protein — encoded protein: MSETQIHEEAVQLLKKMTLKEKVFVLSGNWKMIRDSIVYKRTYNPVAIESHGCKRLGITPVAFTDGPRGVVMGHSTCFPVSIARAASFDRELEREIGEAIGKEARAQGANYFAGVCVNLLMHPAGGRAQESYGEDPYLVGEMGAELVRGVQAHNVMACVKHYAVNNMENRRFYVDVDCSERTLREVYLPHFKKCVDAGCASLMGSYNRFRGDQASESQHLLTEILREDWGFEGFTITDFIFALRDGVKAIESGMDMEMPLPVHFGLELKKAVKDGKLSEKTIDQAILRVLKTQLTFENTPDPISYDKSLVACPEHVALARRAAEESIVLIKNQGDVLPFSKDCKMVLVIGHLASEANTGDHGSSNVYPPSVVTALEGIREKFGSLTEVIHVGEAELDRIKELAPKADAVIVIAGNDYNDEGEYVMPDSDINSVALMGRGFSNNGNRILGALMSKVKASNAGSYTSDDGKPVGGDRRSLSLRQSEIKAIRAAGELNKNTAVVLVSGSMILTKEWEDSVSAILYGWYSGMEGGHALASVLLGDVNPSGKLPFVIPSDESQLPQVDFFEANAITYDFDHGYRKLDRDGSVPAYPFGFGLSYTEFTYGKTAAAMDGECIVVKTSVKNVGQRAGDEIVQVYVSVPKSDVERHVKQLKGFARVALAAGEEKTVEIRIPFEELKYYDEKTNTWVLENAEYVFFVGPSADPEQLTGISMRLDEAWNLL
- a CDS encoding glycoside hydrolase family 3 C-terminal domain-containing protein; this translates as MARDIHALISQMTLEEKASLCSGSDFWHTQPIERLGIPAVMFADGPHGLRKQGDGRDDHLGLNESIEAVCFPAACALASSFDPELAKKLGSTLGQECQAEGLGVLLGPAVNIKRSPLCGRNFEYLSEDPFLTGKIAAAYIDGVQSWDVGTSIKHFAANNQEYRRMNCSSEVDERTLREIYLPAFEEAVKASQPQTIMCSYNKINGVYSADNEWLLSKVLREEWGFEGYVVTDWGAVNNRVQGVRAGLDLEMPSSGGVNDAKIVAAIKNGTLDEALLDQTVERILKVVFSYVDHRHPEATFDRDADHEKAVEMETECAVLLENNGALPLKAGAKVAYIGGFALTPRYQGGGSSHINASKVISALQSAQVKRRNVIYTEGFPSDRDEIDPDAFCAAVDAAREAEAAVVFAGLPDIVEGESYDRVNMKLPACQDRLIAAIAAVQPNTIVVLHNGSPVECPWAEDVAAVLEMYLGGQGVGEACDRLLWGEANPCGRLAETFPLRVEDNPSFLNFPGDGKKVKYAEGVFIGYRYYDTKKMPVRWAFGHGLSYTQFEYRDLWLSSDKMDDEGTVQVNVVVSNTGPIDGKEVVQLYISDKTGCTSRPTKELKGFAKVALRSGETKTVTLEITARDLSWYNEDIDDWYAASGKYEVLVGHASDDIQLSGELQFTTNKIPPMIIDGSTTLSELMDNPKTAAALSQILRTTFGSAATENATSTESKDATEQATIFAMPLKTLANFAAMGEEQYQEMLNGLRSALHQGSINH
- a CDS encoding helix-turn-helix domain-containing protein; translation: MEDQNLRFLQDAFLNTHKMCSWTLTVDGQLVYFNSLDQELFFNLFMLGDCSSVIRKHFTQSDMPIIAADQIGFVWVAVYQKSVDDQQDPLVHVLGPIIISEVTEKQRRQRIQELGFTPDFEERLLSLVREVPTVLENVAISCTRMLHYCTNDEVIESDAIVLWNESAVREEDIVWGDARWHGTWLGEQRFFKSVVEGSYDGLRELAVGHVGGIGGGDPLRQAKNEVIILSVFCSRGAIMGGVSSEGALNLSDNFIQNIEAAETVAEVRQIGGAMHRAFIDRVRLAKANQGYSPLVRMCVDYVETHIFERIRIRDLVQEVGYAENYISRRFKAEMGQSLVEYINQQKVEVAKSMLKGSVVSVVELSERLSFSNPSYFSAVFKKRTGLTPLEYRKK
- a CDS encoding GDSL-type esterase/lipase family protein; this encodes MREGEQLAQYTQVIQAWVQQEKQRKRENFRRLNVLAKKGQIVFTGSSLMEQFPIYEFILSENLPYTIYNRGIGGYTSQELLDSLDVCIYELEPKAVFLNIGSNDMDSDNYAVSRMLNTYESILKSIVSHTPKAKLYLLAFYPINLDAGSSPHAKEIWSHRSNERIHEANQGILTLAQRYDATFLDLNAGLTDTEGKLRAEFTVDGVHMYADGYRAVLNPLHSTLREITVSP
- a CDS encoding GNAT family N-acetyltransferase is translated as MSKAKRTILRPRPVRWDRSSQTRQVHALYTKAFPVSEQAPLPLLHVNALRRSCNFFAWCEEEDPTQVRGLSYSFAAPDLVYLGYLAVDEELRGQGFGSQILNAFQRVYPERTQILEIEPVDESSSNYEQRRRRLAFYEKNGFRPTSLMTHEAKESYSVLTRNGSITKTRLQEALNEFGLWIVRTRVTDES